In Methanocaldococcus lauensis, a single genomic region encodes these proteins:
- the hypB gene encoding hydrogenase nickel incorporation protein HypB, which translates to MHIVGVLDIAKDILKANKRLADKNRKLLNKHNVVAFDFMGAIGSGKTLLIEKLIENLKDKYRIACIAGDVIAKFDADRMKKHGVEVVPLNTGKECHLDAHLVGHALEDLNLENIDLLFIENVGNLICPADFDLGTHKRIVIVSTTEGDDTIEKHPGIMKTADLIIINKIDLADAVGVDLKKMENDAKRINPDAEVILLSLKTMEGFDKVLEFIEKSIKEIKESNKS; encoded by the coding sequence ATGCATATTGTTGGAGTTTTAGATATTGCAAAGGATATATTAAAGGCAAATAAAAGATTAGCAGACAAAAATAGAAAACTTTTAAATAAACATAATGTTGTTGCCTTTGACTTTATGGGGGCAATAGGTAGTGGAAAAACATTATTAATTGAAAAATTAATTGAAAATTTAAAGGATAAATATAGAATTGCATGTATTGCAGGAGATGTTATAGCAAAATTTGACGCTGATAGAATGAAAAAGCATGGAGTTGAGGTAGTTCCATTAAATACTGGTAAAGAGTGCCACTTAGATGCTCACTTAGTAGGGCATGCATTAGAGGATTTAAATTTAGAGAATATAGATTTATTGTTTATTGAAAATGTAGGAAACTTAATCTGTCCAGCAGATTTCGATTTAGGAACTCACAAAAGAATTGTAATTGTTTCAACAACTGAGGGAGACGATACAATAGAGAAACATCCGGGAATTATGAAAACTGCTGATTTAATAATAATCAATAAGATTGATTTGGCAGATGCTGTTGGGGTAGATTTAAAAAAGATGGAAAATGATGCTAAAAGAATTAATCCAGACGCAGAAGTTATTTTATTAAGTCTAAAAACTATGGAAGGATTTGATAAAGTTTTAGAGTTTATTGAAAAGAGTATTAAAGAAATTAAAGAATCTAATAAATCATAA
- a CDS encoding UPF0179 family protein translates to MDKERKITLIGSRLAKTGKEFIYLGMIEECNNCKFKRLCHGNLEVGRVYKIISVRSANHPCPVHEDGVKVVEVVLADLTIMVESKKAIEGVILNYEPINCDNFDCEYYNFCKPEFIKEGEKFKIKNVINEKINCPNGKSLKKVVIELIENKENKL, encoded by the coding sequence ATGGACAAAGAGCGTAAGATAACACTAATAGGCAGTAGGTTAGCAAAAACTGGGAAGGAATTTATATACTTAGGAATGATTGAAGAATGTAACAACTGCAAATTTAAAAGATTATGCCATGGAAACTTAGAAGTAGGAAGAGTATATAAAATAATTTCTGTTAGGTCAGCAAATCATCCTTGCCCAGTTCATGAAGATGGTGTTAAGGTGGTTGAAGTAGTTTTGGCAGATTTAACAATTATGGTAGAATCAAAAAAAGCTATTGAAGGAGTTATTTTAAACTACGAACCAATAAATTGCGATAATTTTGACTGTGAGTATTATAATTTTTGCAAACCAGAATTCATAAAAGAGGGAGAAAAATTCAAAATAAAAAATGTTATAAATGAAAAAATCAACTGTCCTAATGGAAAGTCATTAAAAAAGGTTGTAATTGAATTAATTGAAAACAAAGAAAATAAATTATAA
- a CDS encoding DUF63 family protein yields MIEEIKNFIYKYYIYPAEYGTGYNIIQEITYGTILALALYLFYRALRKLNVNIDEKFAIPGIVFAVLIALMRALVDCGYIERSFLTITPGIIFLVGGLFIVTILTTRIIFKDNYYKISAIVGLIPLLYFIFIFLQHLKHFEVILYIIILVGFFYYLIKYLDKILKLNIFQSKIDSYVIIGQLIDASATTIGIGLYGYWEQHPIPRFLMEHFGVYAFIPFKLLVVLVILYILNKEVDDINIRNIIKLCIMALGLAPGLRDLFRMAMGV; encoded by the coding sequence ATGATAGAGGAAATAAAAAATTTTATTTACAAATATTATATTTATCCAGCAGAATATGGAACTGGCTATAACATAATTCAGGAAATAACCTATGGAACTATTTTAGCATTGGCATTGTATTTATTTTATAGAGCTTTGAGAAAGTTAAATGTAAATATAGATGAAAAGTTTGCAATTCCAGGAATTGTATTTGCTGTATTGATAGCATTGATGAGAGCTTTAGTTGATTGCGGATATATTGAAAGAAGTTTTTTAACAATAACACCAGGAATTATTTTTTTAGTTGGAGGATTATTTATAGTAACTATTTTAACCACGAGGATTATTTTCAAAGATAATTATTATAAGATTTCAGCAATAGTTGGGTTAATTCCTTTATTATATTTTATTTTCATATTTTTACAACATCTTAAACATTTTGAAGTAATTTTATATATTATAATTTTAGTAGGATTTTTTTATTATTTAATTAAATATTTAGATAAAATATTAAAATTAAATATTTTTCAATCAAAAATTGACAGTTATGTAATAATAGGGCAGTTAATTGATGCATCAGCCACAACAATAGGAATTGGACTTTATGGTTACTGGGAACAACATCCAATACCAAGATTTTTAATGGAACACTTTGGAGTTTATGCCTTTATTCCTTTTAAACTTTTGGTAGTTTTAGTAATTTTATATATTTTAAATAAAGAAGTTGATGACATAAATATAAGGAATATTATAAAACTTTGTATAATGGCTCTTGGATTAGCCCCAGGACTTAGAGATTTATTTAGAATGGCTATGGGTGTTTAA
- the trm14 gene encoding tRNA (guanine(6)-N2)-methyltransferase, translated as MDFYVTLSPGLEKISKREIEEFGGKIREVREGKGRIFFNGDLYLIPKINYFSRTIKRLNILLHKEKIPNISLEDVYDRVYNIDWTDYIKESQSFAIRPLRIGEHNFTSIDIGRVAGEALIKSYQKDKNVRLKVNLDYPDVIVRVEVVFDELIVGIDTTGDTALDKRGYRVFNHPAHIDSTIASSLIYLSDWKDDEILLDPMCGSGTIPIEGALIKRNIPPGKFREKKYGFIFVNMFGEDLLNEVKKEVVEKENYYNIIGLDKNQKYLEGAKENAKSAGVLDTIKFVCGDATKLQDLFDSVDVIIVNPPYGIRMGSKRMVKKLYNEFLMSAKNIMHGNSRLIVITGEDRLFKEAVIKSNLEIKEEFNIMFGGLMTKVFYLTL; from the coding sequence ATGGATTTCTATGTTACATTATCTCCGGGATTGGAAAAAATATCTAAGAGAGAGATTGAAGAATTTGGAGGAAAAATTAGAGAAGTTAGAGAAGGAAAGGGTAGAATATTTTTCAATGGAGATCTATATTTAATTCCTAAGATTAACTATTTTTCAAGGACTATAAAAAGGTTAAATATTTTATTGCATAAAGAAAAAATTCCAAATATCTCATTAGAAGATGTCTATGACAGAGTTTATAACATTGATTGGACTGATTATATTAAAGAATCTCAAAGTTTCGCCATTAGACCGTTAAGAATTGGAGAGCATAATTTTACATCAATAGACATTGGAAGAGTTGCGGGAGAGGCGTTAATAAAATCATATCAAAAAGATAAAAATGTGAGATTAAAAGTAAATTTAGATTATCCAGATGTTATTGTTAGAGTGGAAGTTGTATTTGATGAGTTAATAGTTGGAATTGATACAACAGGAGATACAGCGTTAGATAAAAGAGGTTATAGAGTTTTTAATCATCCAGCACATATAGATTCAACTATAGCCTCATCTTTAATTTATTTAAGTGATTGGAAGGATGATGAGATATTATTAGACCCTATGTGTGGTAGTGGGACAATTCCAATTGAAGGGGCATTAATAAAAAGAAATATCCCACCCGGCAAATTTAGAGAAAAGAAATATGGATTTATATTTGTGAATATGTTTGGAGAAGATCTTTTAAATGAAGTAAAAAAGGAAGTTGTTGAAAAAGAAAATTATTATAATATAATTGGTTTAGATAAAAACCAAAAATATTTAGAGGGAGCAAAAGAAAACGCTAAAAGTGCAGGAGTTTTAGACACTATAAAGTTTGTCTGTGGAGATGCTACTAAGTTGCAGGATTTATTTGATAGTGTTGATGTTATTATAGTAAATCCACCCTACGGCATAAGGATGGGTAGTAAAAGAATGGTTAAAAAACTATATAATGAATTTTTAATGTCAGCAAAGAATATTATGCATGGAAATTCAAGGCTTATTGTTATAACAGGAGAGGATAGATTATTCAAAGAGGCAGTAATAAAAAGTAACTTAGAGATTAAAGAGGAGTTTAATATTATGTTTGGTGGTCTAATGACAAAAGTATTCTATTTAACATTATAA
- a CDS encoding P-loop domain-containing protein: protein MLIDEIISHLKENEFLNLSLLTKSNKNRVYYAVRQPDGNIKVVLPFIFKNDNFLKLSEYRDGIEGATQRVIEEIKQEIIKKKRFLPLAGYFGRIYKALYEPLTVVNCDLNLGYDLWRVDNYNYIEKDKIYLLLRMIFKEKDAKSIANQINDLCIELNEFIKNIPINLLIEEAKNIINQKYLRDLLDNLNLVCFIGNNSKPARKYTEVRKHYRIAGPKEVNIPFECPEELEPIEIELKYGKRVKGLGIKKKEIFIITGRNAQGKTTLLQAIESGMDDHLIGDGREYIITTKSLSKASTGSMEMSGQDISLFFQKLPPGLKGSPKSVYGTASGSMYMAYQIQRAIKNKTKLILIDEDNSAVNLLVSGVLSKWFEGVESLSEIIMENREKLGDSSFIIVTSSLDLLTALGDRAIYLENHKVHYLDLDYFREELGKFYLELASKIFNLKKLKK, encoded by the coding sequence ATGCTTATAGATGAAATTATATCTCATTTAAAAGAAAATGAATTTTTAAATTTATCTCTTTTAACTAAAAGTAATAAAAATAGAGTATATTATGCTGTAAGACAGCCAGATGGTAATATAAAGGTTGTTTTACCTTTTATTTTTAAAAATGATAATTTTTTAAAACTTTCTGAATATAGAGATGGGATAGAAGGGGCTACACAGAGGGTTATTGAAGAAATAAAACAAGAAATTATTAAAAAAAAGAGATTTTTGCCATTGGCAGGATATTTTGGTAGAATATATAAAGCGTTGTATGAGCCACTTACAGTAGTTAATTGCGACTTAAATTTGGGCTATGATTTGTGGAGAGTTGATAACTACAATTACATTGAAAAAGATAAAATATATTTACTTTTAAGAATGATTTTTAAAGAAAAAGATGCTAAATCTATCGCTAATCAAATAAATGATTTATGTATCGAACTAAATGAATTTATTAAAAACATTCCAATTAATTTATTAATAGAAGAAGCAAAAAATATAATAAATCAAAAATATCTTAGAGACCTCTTAGATAATCTTAATTTAGTGTGTTTTATTGGCAACAACTCAAAGCCTGCAAGAAAATACACTGAGGTTAGGAAGCATTACAGAATTGCTGGTCCTAAGGAAGTAAATATTCCCTTCGAATGTCCTGAAGAATTAGAGCCAATAGAAATAGAGTTAAAATATGGAAAAAGAGTTAAAGGTTTAGGGATTAAAAAGAAAGAAATATTTATAATTACTGGTAGAAATGCTCAAGGAAAAACTACCCTATTACAGGCAATTGAGAGTGGAATGGACGACCACTTAATTGGAGATGGGAGAGAATATATAATTACTACTAAAAGTCTATCTAAGGCATCTACTGGAAGTATGGAAATGAGTGGACAGGATATAAGTTTATTTTTTCAAAAATTGCCACCAGGACTTAAAGGAAGTCCAAAATCAGTTTATGGAACTGCCTCTGGTTCAATGTATATGGCTTATCAAATACAGAGAGCAATAAAAAATAAAACTAAGCTTATTTTGATTGATGAGGATAACTCTGCTGTAAATCTCCTTGTTAGTGGAGTTTTAAGTAAGTGGTTTGAGGGAGTTGAATCTTTGTCTGAAATAATTATGGAAAATAGAGAAAAGTTAGGAGATAGTTCATTTATAATTGTTACGAGTTCCTTAGATTTATTAACAGCCTTGGGAGATAGAGCAATTTATTTAGAAAATCATAAAGTTCATTATCTTGATTTAGATTACTTTAGAGAGGAGTTAGGAAAATTTTATTTAGAGTTAGCCTCTAAAATCTTTAACTTAAAAAAACTTAAAAAATAG
- a CDS encoding sulfite exporter TauE/SafE family protein — MMDIFLFIPLFIILGFIIGILASLCGLGGGFLVAPILVIVFNYLGIPNGIKFAIGTSLFVVFINSIVSFIRHMKHYENFNIEWKSIIALGITGLVFSKLSSFLVVNYINTYILKKLFGIFLIIIGVYLIKSKENRDHYKFYNGSIVHFIVCGVIAGSLAGLFGIGGGITIIPIMSLFKYPIKRVIKITISVVPLISIGGIITYLTANTQNYIYNVGYVSIPIALITVAPIIYSSKLGLHIHQKISPRYLRIILGIILGGVGLVMIY, encoded by the coding sequence ATGATGGATATATTTTTATTTATACCTTTGTTTATAATTTTAGGCTTTATAATTGGGATTTTAGCAAGTTTGTGTGGTTTAGGGGGAGGTTTTTTAGTTGCTCCAATTTTAGTAATAGTTTTTAATTATTTAGGAATCCCTAATGGTATAAAATTTGCTATAGGGACATCTCTATTTGTTGTTTTTATAAATTCAATAGTATCATTTATTAGACATATGAAACATTATGAAAATTTTAATATCGAGTGGAAATCTATAATTGCATTAGGAATTACAGGATTAGTTTTTTCAAAACTTAGTAGTTTTTTAGTTGTTAATTATATCAACACTTACATCCTAAAAAAACTCTTTGGAATTTTTTTAATAATAATTGGTGTATATTTAATAAAATCAAAAGAAAATAGAGATCATTACAAATTTTATAATGGAAGTATTGTCCATTTTATTGTTTGTGGGGTTATTGCTGGTTCATTGGCAGGTTTATTTGGTATCGGCGGAGGTATAACCATTATTCCAATAATGTCTTTATTTAAATATCCAATTAAAAGAGTAATAAAAATTACAATAAGTGTAGTCCCTTTAATTTCAATTGGTGGAATAATTACATACTTAACGGCAAACACTCAAAATTATATTTATAATGTTGGCTATGTGTCAATACCAATAGCATTAATTACAGTAGCTCCAATAATATACTCCTCAAAATTAGGATTACATATTCATCAAAAAATTTCTCCAAGATATTTAAGAATAATTCTTGGCATCATATTGGGAGGAGTAGGATTAGTTATGATTTATTAG